From Arthrobacter sp. FW306-2-2C-D06B, a single genomic window includes:
- a CDS encoding App1 family protein gives MCPRYVKPLALSDSVDSGGPTPSSGAGRHFALRLDDGWLRFQTRLAIRRGRVETVIPYTGYGTTSWVRVLARIVRSQPRDSGSGDQAGALKPLQDGMRGWRNFTSAPVAHAAVRVTIAGTVHDVEADRGGVVDARIPVALDAGWHTITIESGGSRIVEAPVQIIADDTDFGVVSDIDDTVMVTALPRPFLAAWNTFVLDEHARTPTPGMAVLYERIVRTVPSAPVVYLSTGAWNVAPTLSRFLSRNLYPAGPKLLTDWGPTPDRWFRSGQEHKRTSLERLASEFPGIKWLLVGDDGQHDEAIYAEFAQRHPQNVRAIAIRQLSASEAVLAGGRSKSAAQPTPGIPWIYSPDGAGMSAQLEQLGIIRRSVRPADIPETA, from the coding sequence ATGTGCCCCCGTTACGTGAAGCCACTCGCTCTGTCCGACAGCGTTGACAGCGGGGGCCCGACGCCGTCCAGCGGCGCGGGCCGCCACTTCGCCCTCAGGCTCGACGACGGCTGGCTCAGGTTCCAGACGCGCCTCGCGATCCGTCGCGGTCGGGTGGAGACCGTCATCCCGTACACCGGGTACGGCACCACTTCCTGGGTGCGGGTGTTGGCGCGCATTGTCCGCAGTCAACCGCGGGACAGCGGGAGTGGTGATCAGGCAGGTGCGCTCAAACCGCTGCAGGACGGCATGCGCGGCTGGCGCAATTTCACGAGTGCGCCCGTGGCACACGCCGCCGTGCGGGTGACGATCGCAGGCACTGTCCATGACGTCGAAGCCGACCGCGGCGGCGTCGTCGACGCGCGTATCCCCGTAGCCCTCGACGCCGGCTGGCACACAATCACCATTGAATCCGGCGGATCCAGGATCGTGGAAGCCCCGGTGCAAATCATCGCGGACGACACAGACTTCGGCGTCGTCTCCGACATTGATGACACCGTGATGGTCACGGCGCTGCCTCGTCCATTCCTAGCCGCCTGGAACACGTTCGTACTCGACGAACACGCGAGGACCCCGACGCCGGGCATGGCTGTGCTGTACGAGCGGATCGTAAGGACGGTGCCCTCGGCCCCGGTGGTGTACCTGTCGACGGGCGCTTGGAACGTCGCTCCGACGCTGTCGCGCTTCCTGTCCCGAAATTTGTATCCCGCCGGTCCCAAGCTCCTGACCGACTGGGGTCCCACCCCGGACCGCTGGTTCCGCAGCGGCCAGGAGCACAAGCGGACCTCCCTGGAACGTCTCGCATCGGAGTTCCCGGGCATCAAATGGCTGCTGGTTGGCGACGACGGACAGCACGACGAGGCCATCTACGCAGAGTTCGCCCAACGCCATCCGCAGAACGTCAGGGCTATCGCGATCCGCCAGCTCTCCGCCAGTGAAGCGGTACTCGCTGGCGGGCGGTCGAAGTCCGCAGCTCAACCCACTCCGGGGATCCCTTGGATCTATTCTCCCGACGGTGCAGGGATGTCGGCCCAGCTAGAGCAGTTGGGCATTATCCGGCGAAGCGTCCGGCCCGCAGACATCCCGGAGACGGCATAA
- a CDS encoding aminoglycoside phosphotransferase family protein, which translates to MHENQLSLGRTEAVRLVRGLFPSVSESEVTAVESAGTVNYLYRVGTGCAARFPMQGGDVREVREVLLAEHSAMREFAAVSTVPSPLPVAIGGPSGEYPLPWSVQTWIDGEIATPASVAASTSFAVDLAALIASLRQADTMGRSFSGEGRGGELAAHDRWIAHCLQQSEGLLPVDRLRRAWASLRSLPRHGDDVMSHKDLIPGNVILRDGRLAGILDTGGFGPADPALDLVGAWHMLDFGQRDIVRINLGIGDLEWRRGAAWAYEQAIGLVWYYAESNPTMSALGRSTLDRLLTDPLLGL; encoded by the coding sequence ATGCATGAGAACCAGCTCAGCCTCGGACGAACTGAAGCCGTGCGCCTGGTGCGGGGCCTGTTTCCTTCGGTCTCGGAATCGGAAGTGACCGCGGTCGAGAGTGCCGGAACGGTCAATTACCTGTACCGGGTGGGAACAGGGTGCGCCGCCAGGTTCCCAATGCAAGGCGGTGACGTTCGCGAAGTCCGCGAAGTCCTTCTCGCGGAACACTCTGCAATGCGCGAGTTCGCCGCAGTGAGCACCGTGCCGTCCCCTTTGCCTGTTGCGATTGGTGGGCCAAGCGGAGAGTACCCGTTACCCTGGTCTGTCCAAACGTGGATCGACGGCGAGATCGCGACCCCTGCCTCGGTCGCGGCGTCGACATCCTTCGCGGTGGACCTTGCGGCGCTCATCGCGAGCCTTCGGCAGGCGGACACAATGGGTCGCTCGTTCTCCGGCGAAGGCCGCGGCGGGGAGTTGGCCGCGCACGATCGGTGGATCGCGCATTGCCTGCAACAGAGCGAGGGGCTCTTGCCGGTGGATCGGCTCCGCCGGGCCTGGGCATCGCTCAGATCGCTGCCTCGTCACGGTGACGATGTGATGTCCCACAAGGATCTCATTCCCGGAAATGTGATCCTCAGGGACGGTCGCCTCGCGGGCATCCTCGACACCGGTGGCTTCGGTCCTGCCGATCCCGCGCTCGATCTCGTTGGCGCATGGCACATGCTCGACTTCGGCCAGAGGGACATTGTCCGCATCAATCTCGGGATCGGGGACCTGGAGTGGAGGCGGGGTGCCGCCTGGGCATATGAGCAAGCGATCGGGCTCGTCTGGTACTACGCCGAGTCGAATCCCACAATGAGCGCACTTGGACGGAGCACACTTGATCGGCTGCTCACGGATCCGCTCTTGGGGTTGTAG
- a CDS encoding VOC family protein translates to MSRIMRFDHVGVTVQDLDHVTAFFVGLGLEVEGRTFVEGEFIDTVIAIPDSRTEIVMLRTPDGGTGVELSSFVRPDPEPGSPAAMANELGLRSLSFEVDDLQAHVDRLAAEGYGLVGGIGQYEGAWRMAYVRGPEGIIVSLAERII, encoded by the coding sequence ATGTCGCGCATCATGCGGTTCGACCACGTCGGTGTCACCGTTCAAGACCTTGACCACGTGACGGCGTTCTTCGTTGGGCTCGGCCTCGAGGTCGAGGGCCGGACCTTCGTGGAGGGCGAATTCATCGACACGGTCATAGCGATCCCCGATTCCCGCACGGAGATCGTCATGTTGCGGACACCGGACGGAGGAACAGGGGTCGAGCTATCCAGCTTCGTCCGGCCGGACCCCGAGCCGGGATCGCCTGCCGCCATGGCCAACGAACTAGGGCTGCGCAGCCTGTCCTTCGAAGTCGACGATCTCCAGGCCCACGTCGACCGGCTTGCCGCCGAGGGATACGGGTTGGTCGGCGGCATCGGCCAGTACGAAGGAGCCTGGCGCATGGCCTACGTGCGAGGTCCAGAGGGAATCATCGTGTCCCTGGCTGAGCGGATCATCTGA